From the Micromonospora sediminicola genome, one window contains:
- a CDS encoding transglycosylase domain-containing protein, translating into MPSPRSPLSRLLTVLLAGVLAGLVLALAALPTGLLGGLVAKASLGAYEELPDALRTPVQPQRSYLYANDGKTLITTFYDVNRTDVPLAEIAPVMRQAIIAAEDRRFYSHGGADLRGIARALVANVKGGGTEQGGSTLTMQYVRNVLKTDPTRTAEERQAATEQTVGRKLQEIRYANALEQSLSKDEILNRYLNIAYFGSGAYGVAAAAQRYFGKAPADLTLGEAALLAGLVQSPDAYSPIDGDKNQATARRAYVLDSMVETGAITAQQAAAAKAAPLTLRPTAQPNGCTATAQGRDDWGFFCDYLRQWWLTQPAFGSTPEEREQALRRGGYRVTTTLDAKVQQTAQQQATKVYGYDDKRALPIAAVEPGTGRVLAMAVNRHYSLADNPAGQANHPNTVNPLISGGASVDGYQAGSTFKLFTMLAALEAGKPLATGFDAPSKLPTRYASDDEGNCDGTWCPANANPEWMDGYRMMWDGFGRSVNTYFVWLAEQVGEDKVVEMAQRLGITFRADSDAAFARNDAADWGAFTLGVAATTPLDLANAYATVAAEGTYCSPLPVVSVTAPDGGKVDVGQPNCKKVLEPDVARAATDAARCPVGQQSAYGQCNGGTATGVDRIVDRPVAGKTGSSERNATETFVGFTPQVAVAGIAANPDDSTDLVGSAVQAKVIDAVARTIKAAVAGKPVRDFTAPSRELAGEPRRPQPREEPQRPTPRDENRDNLPSDLLRWLQGRG; encoded by the coding sequence ATGCCGTCTCCCCGGTCGCCGCTGTCGCGGCTCCTCACCGTGCTGCTCGCCGGCGTGCTCGCCGGGCTCGTCCTCGCGCTGGCCGCGCTGCCGACCGGCCTGCTCGGCGGGCTCGTCGCCAAGGCGAGCCTCGGGGCGTACGAGGAGCTGCCCGACGCGCTGCGCACCCCCGTCCAGCCGCAGCGCTCCTACCTCTACGCGAACGACGGCAAGACCCTGATCACCACGTTCTACGACGTGAACCGCACCGACGTGCCGCTGGCCGAGATCGCCCCGGTGATGCGGCAGGCGATCATCGCGGCCGAGGACCGGCGGTTCTACTCGCACGGCGGCGCCGACCTGCGCGGCATCGCCCGCGCGCTGGTCGCCAACGTCAAGGGCGGCGGCACCGAGCAGGGCGGCTCCACGCTGACCATGCAGTACGTCCGCAACGTGCTCAAGACCGACCCGACCCGCACCGCCGAGGAGCGGCAGGCCGCCACCGAGCAGACCGTCGGGCGCAAGCTCCAGGAGATCCGGTACGCGAACGCGCTGGAGCAGTCGCTGAGCAAGGACGAGATCCTCAACCGCTACCTCAACATCGCGTACTTCGGCTCCGGCGCGTACGGCGTCGCCGCCGCCGCCCAGCGCTACTTCGGCAAGGCCCCGGCCGACCTGACGCTCGGCGAGGCGGCGCTGCTCGCCGGCCTGGTCCAGTCGCCGGACGCGTACAGCCCGATCGACGGCGACAAGAACCAGGCCACGGCCCGCCGGGCGTACGTGCTGGACTCGATGGTGGAGACCGGCGCGATCACCGCGCAGCAGGCGGCGGCGGCCAAGGCCGCGCCGCTCACCCTGCGCCCGACCGCCCAGCCCAACGGCTGCACCGCGACCGCGCAGGGCCGCGACGACTGGGGCTTCTTCTGCGACTACCTGCGCCAGTGGTGGCTCACCCAGCCGGCGTTCGGCAGCACCCCGGAGGAGCGGGAGCAGGCGCTGCGCCGCGGCGGCTACCGGGTGACCACCACGCTCGATGCGAAGGTTCAGCAGACCGCGCAGCAGCAGGCCACCAAGGTCTACGGGTACGACGACAAGCGCGCGCTGCCGATCGCGGCGGTCGAGCCGGGCACCGGCCGGGTGCTCGCCATGGCGGTCAACCGGCACTACAGCCTGGCCGACAACCCGGCCGGGCAGGCCAACCACCCGAACACGGTCAACCCGCTGATCTCCGGTGGCGCCAGCGTCGACGGCTACCAGGCCGGCTCGACGTTCAAGCTGTTCACCATGCTGGCCGCGTTGGAGGCCGGCAAGCCGCTGGCGACCGGTTTCGACGCCCCGAGCAAGCTGCCCACCCGCTACGCCTCCGACGACGAGGGCAACTGCGACGGCACGTGGTGCCCGGCCAACGCCAACCCGGAGTGGATGGACGGCTACCGGATGATGTGGGACGGCTTCGGCCGCTCCGTCAACACGTACTTCGTCTGGCTCGCCGAGCAGGTCGGCGAGGACAAGGTGGTGGAGATGGCGCAGCGTCTCGGCATCACCTTCCGGGCCGACTCGGATGCCGCGTTCGCCCGGAACGACGCCGCGGACTGGGGCGCGTTCACCCTCGGCGTGGCCGCCACCACGCCGCTGGACCTGGCCAACGCGTACGCGACGGTGGCCGCCGAGGGCACGTACTGCTCCCCGCTGCCGGTGGTCTCGGTGACCGCGCCGGACGGCGGGAAGGTCGACGTCGGGCAGCCGAACTGCAAGAAGGTGCTGGAGCCGGACGTGGCCCGGGCGGCCACCGACGCGGCCCGCTGCCCGGTGGGCCAGCAGTCGGCGTACGGGCAGTGCAACGGCGGCACCGCCACCGGCGTCGACCGGATCGTGGACCGTCCGGTGGCCGGCAAGACCGGCAGCTCGGAGCGGAACGCCACCGAGACGTTCGTCGGGTTCACCCCGCAGGTCGCCGTCGCCGGCATCGCGGCCAACCCGGACGACTCCACCGACCTGGTCGGCTCCGCCGTGCAGGCGAAGGTGATCGACGCGGTGGCCCGGACCATCAAGGCGGCCGTCGCCGGCAAGCCGGTGCGCGACTTCACCGCGCCCAGCCGGGAACTGGCCGGTGAACCGCGGCGCCCGCAGCCGCGCGAGGAACCCCAGCGTCCCACCCCGCGCGACGAGAACCGCGACAACCTCCCGTCGGACCTGCTCCGCTGGCTCCAGGGCCGCGGCTAG
- a CDS encoding dihydrofolate reductase family protein, whose translation MGKIIYWVHQSVDGFIEGPNGEFDWPEMGEELSAYSQELSERAGAFLYGRRVWEMMSSYWPRVESISDHPHDLAFAPIWRCTPKVVVSRTLAEADHGARVVGGGDLAAEVVEVRDQLDGDLLLTGGTGAATALAALGLVDEFQVVVHPVLLGGGRQVLPDLARQDLRLVDTRGFDCRSVLLRYARA comes from the coding sequence ATGGGCAAGATCATCTACTGGGTGCACCAGTCGGTCGACGGCTTCATCGAGGGGCCGAACGGCGAGTTCGACTGGCCGGAGATGGGGGAGGAGCTGTCCGCGTACTCCCAGGAGCTGTCCGAGCGGGCCGGCGCGTTCCTCTACGGGCGGCGGGTGTGGGAGATGATGTCCTCCTACTGGCCTCGGGTCGAGTCGATCTCCGACCACCCGCACGACCTGGCGTTCGCGCCGATCTGGCGGTGTACCCCGAAGGTGGTCGTCTCCCGCACGCTCGCCGAGGCCGACCACGGCGCCCGGGTGGTCGGCGGCGGCGACCTGGCCGCGGAGGTGGTCGAGGTGCGCGACCAGCTCGACGGGGATCTGCTGCTCACCGGCGGCACCGGCGCGGCGACCGCGTTGGCCGCGCTCGGGCTGGTCGACGAGTTCCAGGTGGTGGTGCACCCGGTGCTGCTCGGCGGCGGACGGCAGGTGCTGCCCGACCTGGCCCGGCAGGACCTGCGGCTGGTCGACACGCGCGGTTTCGACTGCCGCTCGGTGCTGCTGCGCTACGCGCGGGCGTGA
- a CDS encoding thiamine pyrophosphate-requiring protein, with translation MGADHSGDGGLPRNATVADYLVARLAEWGVHRYYGYPGDGINGMTSALQRAQDRARFIQVRHEETAGFAAGAHVKYGGGPLGCVVVTSGPGAIHALNGLYDAKLDHQPVVALLGHTALPAEGGGYYQEVDLLALYKDVASAFLAQLDDPSQARHLVDRACRTALARRTVTALVLPSDVQDEPAVPQPPHAHGYYHTSAVPSSPPTVPPADDVRRAAEVLRGGERVAMLVGQGALGAEDEVRRIADRLGAGVATALLGFAAVDHRQPWVTGAIGLLGSRPSWQLMRECDRLLIVGSQMPYSEFYPPEGQARAVQIDRDGSRMGLRYPTEVNLTGDAGPTLRALLDELGPGPAPTAWRATIADATGKWRAAQRELAEQPAEPLNPQLLFATLDDALPDDAMLAVDCGTATAWYARHLRVRPGMLASLSGTLLSMGGGMPYALAAKFAHPDRPVIALIGDGAMQMNGVNELITVAKYWREWADPRFVVLVLNNRDLAFVSWEQRSSEGTPMFPDSQDLPDVAYHRWAEVLGLGGELVDSPDRVPEMWQRVLRADRPTVINAVVDPAELMLPPHFTAEQARKTAAAVLRGDSDRAGILRRGVPAALATYRPRRRGR, from the coding sequence ATGGGCGCGGACCACAGCGGGGACGGCGGGCTGCCCCGCAACGCCACGGTCGCCGACTACCTGGTGGCCCGTCTCGCCGAGTGGGGGGTGCACCGCTACTACGGCTACCCGGGCGACGGGATCAACGGGATGACCTCGGCCCTGCAACGCGCCCAGGACCGCGCCCGGTTCATCCAGGTGCGCCACGAGGAGACCGCCGGCTTCGCGGCCGGCGCGCACGTCAAGTACGGCGGCGGCCCGCTCGGCTGCGTGGTGGTGACCAGCGGCCCGGGCGCGATCCACGCGCTCAACGGCCTCTACGACGCCAAGCTCGACCACCAGCCGGTGGTGGCGCTGCTCGGACACACCGCGCTGCCCGCCGAGGGCGGCGGCTACTACCAGGAGGTGGACCTGCTCGCGCTCTACAAGGACGTGGCGTCGGCGTTCCTGGCCCAGCTCGACGACCCGTCCCAGGCCCGGCACCTGGTGGACCGGGCCTGCCGCACGGCGCTGGCCCGGCGTACCGTGACCGCCCTGGTCCTCCCCTCCGACGTGCAGGACGAACCGGCGGTGCCGCAGCCGCCGCACGCGCACGGCTACTACCACACCAGCGCCGTGCCGAGCAGCCCGCCGACCGTGCCACCGGCGGACGACGTCCGCCGGGCGGCCGAGGTGCTGCGCGGCGGCGAACGGGTCGCGATGCTGGTCGGCCAGGGCGCGCTCGGCGCCGAGGACGAGGTACGCCGGATCGCCGACCGGCTCGGCGCCGGGGTGGCCACCGCGCTGCTCGGCTTCGCCGCCGTCGACCACCGGCAGCCCTGGGTCACCGGCGCCATCGGCCTGCTCGGCAGCCGCCCGAGCTGGCAGCTCATGCGGGAGTGCGACCGGCTGCTGATCGTCGGCAGCCAGATGCCGTACTCCGAGTTCTATCCGCCGGAGGGGCAGGCCCGGGCGGTGCAGATCGACCGGGACGGCAGCCGGATGGGGCTGCGCTACCCCACCGAGGTCAACCTGACCGGCGACGCCGGGCCGACGCTGCGCGCCCTGCTGGACGAGCTGGGCCCGGGCCCGGCGCCGACCGCCTGGCGGGCCACCATCGCCGACGCCACCGGAAAGTGGCGGGCGGCGCAGCGCGAGCTGGCCGAGCAACCGGCCGAGCCGCTCAACCCGCAGCTGCTGTTCGCCACGCTCGACGACGCGCTGCCCGACGACGCCATGCTCGCCGTCGACTGCGGCACCGCCACCGCCTGGTACGCCCGGCACCTGCGGGTCCGCCCGGGCATGCTGGCCAGCCTCTCCGGCACGCTGCTGTCGATGGGCGGGGGCATGCCGTACGCGCTGGCGGCGAAGTTCGCCCACCCGGACCGCCCGGTGATCGCACTGATCGGTGACGGGGCGATGCAGATGAACGGCGTCAACGAGCTGATCACGGTGGCGAAGTACTGGCGGGAGTGGGCCGACCCCCGGTTCGTGGTGCTGGTGCTCAACAACCGGGACCTGGCGTTCGTCAGCTGGGAGCAGCGGTCGAGCGAGGGCACGCCGATGTTCCCGGACAGCCAGGACCTGCCGGACGTGGCGTACCACCGGTGGGCCGAGGTGCTCGGGCTCGGCGGCGAGCTGGTCGACTCCCCGGACCGGGTGCCGGAGATGTGGCAGCGGGTGCTGCGCGCCGACCGGCCGACCGTGATCAACGCGGTGGTCGACCCGGCGGAGCTGATGCTGCCGCCGCACTTCACCGCCGAACAGGCCCGCAAGACGGCCGCCGCGGTGCTGCGCGGGGACAGCGACCGCGCCGGCATCCTCCGTCGCGGCGTGCCCGCCGCCCTCGCCACCTACCGCCCCCGCCGCCGCGGCCGGTGA
- a CDS encoding TrmH family RNA methyltransferase gives MPVHEITDPDDDRIADYRALTDVELRTRWEPPHGLFIAEGELVLRRALRAGYPARSYLVDAKRVDQLADLDTGDAPVYAATPDVLQRATGFHVHRGVLASFHRRPLPSADEVLAAARRVVVLEDVNNHTNLGAIFRGAAALGVDAVLLSPTCADPLYRRSVRVSMGEVFAVPYAKLERWPAGLDQVRKAGFTVLAMTPAPDAVPIQRLTPAQRERAALLLGAEGPGLTEAAQSASDVRVVLPMRRGVDSLNVAAAAAVAFWELGRDDPL, from the coding sequence GTGCCCGTCCACGAGATCACCGACCCCGACGACGACCGGATCGCCGACTACCGCGCCCTGACCGACGTGGAGCTGCGGACCCGCTGGGAGCCCCCGCACGGGTTGTTCATCGCCGAGGGGGAGCTGGTGCTGCGGCGGGCGCTGCGCGCCGGCTACCCGGCCCGGTCGTACCTGGTCGACGCGAAGCGGGTGGACCAGCTCGCCGACCTGGACACCGGGGACGCGCCGGTGTACGCCGCGACGCCGGACGTCCTCCAGCGGGCCACCGGCTTCCACGTGCACCGGGGGGTGCTGGCCTCGTTCCACCGCCGGCCGCTGCCGTCGGCCGACGAGGTGCTGGCCGCCGCCCGGCGGGTGGTGGTCCTGGAGGACGTCAACAACCACACCAACCTCGGCGCGATCTTCCGCGGGGCGGCGGCGCTCGGCGTCGACGCGGTGCTGCTGTCGCCGACCTGCGCCGACCCGCTCTACCGGCGCAGCGTACGGGTGAGCATGGGCGAGGTGTTCGCGGTGCCGTACGCGAAGCTGGAGCGGTGGCCGGCGGGCCTGGACCAGGTGCGGAAGGCGGGTTTCACGGTGCTGGCCATGACGCCGGCGCCGGACGCGGTGCCGATCCAGCGGCTGACCCCGGCGCAGCGGGAGCGGGCCGCGTTGCTGCTGGGGGCCGAGGGGCCGGGCCTGACCGAGGCGGCCCAGTCGGCCAGCGACGTGCGGGTGGTTCTGCCGATGCGGCGCGGGGTGGACTCGCTGAACGTGGCCGCCGCGGCGGCGGTGGCGTTCTGGGAGCTGGGTCGCGACGACCCGCTCTGA
- the argG gene encoding argininosuccinate synthase, producing the protein MSKVLTSLPIGERVGIAFSGGLDTSVAVAWMRDKGAVPCAYTADIGQYDEPDIASVPGRALSYGAEVARLVDCRAALVEEGLAALTCGAFHIRSGGRAYFNTTPLGRAVTGTLLVRAMISDDVQIWGDGSTFKGNDIERFYRYGLLANPQLRIYKPWLDTDFVTELGGRTEMSEWLLAHGLPYRDSTEKAYSTDANIWGATHEAKTLEHLDTGIETVSPIMGVRFWDPAVEIPTEDVTIGFDQGRPVTINGKEFGSAVDLVLEANAIGGRHGLGMSDQIENRIIEAKSRGIYEAPGMALLHAAYERLVNAIHNEDTLANYHTEGRRLGRLMYEGRWLDPQALMLRESLQRWVGTAVTGEVTLRLRRGEDYSILDTSGPAFSYHPDKLSMERTEDSAFGPADRIGQLTMRNLDIADSRAKLEQYASLGMVGGATPQRMVGAAQAASTGLIGAMPEGGAEAIASRGVPSAEDAALDRAAMEFGVD; encoded by the coding sequence GTGTCCAAGGTTCTCACCTCCCTGCCCATCGGTGAACGCGTCGGCATCGCCTTCTCCGGCGGCCTCGACACCTCCGTCGCGGTCGCGTGGATGCGCGACAAGGGCGCCGTGCCCTGCGCCTACACCGCCGACATCGGCCAGTACGACGAGCCCGACATCGCCTCGGTGCCCGGCCGCGCGCTCAGCTACGGCGCCGAGGTCGCCCGGCTGGTCGACTGCCGCGCCGCCCTGGTCGAGGAGGGACTCGCGGCGCTGACCTGCGGCGCCTTCCACATCCGCTCGGGCGGGCGGGCCTACTTCAACACCACGCCGCTCGGCCGGGCCGTGACCGGCACCCTGCTGGTGCGGGCGATGATCTCCGACGACGTGCAGATCTGGGGCGACGGCTCCACCTTCAAGGGCAACGACATCGAGCGGTTCTACCGCTACGGCCTGCTGGCCAACCCGCAGCTGCGCATCTACAAGCCGTGGCTCGACACCGACTTCGTCACCGAGCTGGGCGGGCGCACGGAGATGTCCGAGTGGCTGCTCGCCCACGGCCTGCCCTACCGCGACAGCACCGAGAAGGCCTACTCGACCGACGCCAACATCTGGGGCGCCACCCACGAGGCGAAGACGCTCGAACACCTCGACACCGGCATCGAGACGGTCAGCCCGATCATGGGGGTCCGGTTCTGGGACCCCGCCGTGGAGATCCCCACCGAGGACGTCACGATCGGCTTCGACCAGGGCCGCCCGGTGACCATCAACGGCAAGGAGTTCGGCAGCGCGGTCGACCTGGTGCTGGAGGCCAACGCCATCGGCGGCCGGCACGGTCTCGGCATGTCCGACCAGATCGAGAACCGGATCATCGAGGCCAAGAGCCGGGGCATCTACGAGGCACCCGGCATGGCGCTGCTGCACGCCGCGTACGAGCGGCTGGTCAACGCCATCCACAACGAGGACACGCTGGCCAACTACCACACCGAGGGCCGCCGCCTGGGCCGGCTGATGTACGAGGGACGCTGGCTGGACCCGCAGGCGCTGATGCTGCGCGAGTCGTTGCAGCGCTGGGTCGGCACCGCCGTCACCGGCGAGGTGACGCTGCGGCTGCGCCGCGGCGAGGACTACTCGATCCTGGACACGAGCGGTCCCGCGTTCAGCTACCACCCGGACAAGCTGTCCATGGAACGCACCGAGGACTCGGCGTTCGGCCCGGCGGACCGGATCGGCCAGCTCACCATGCGCAACCTGGACATCGCCGACTCGCGCGCCAAGCTGGAGCAGTACGCCTCCCTCGGCATGGTCGGCGGCGCGACCCCGCAGCGGATGGTCGGCGCCGCGCAGGCGGCCTCGACCGGGCTGATCGGCGCGATGCCCGAGGGCGGGGCGGAGGCCATCGCCTCCCGGGGCGTCCCCTCCGCCGAGGACGCGGCGCTCGACCGCGCCGCGATGGAGTTCGGCGTCGACTGA
- a CDS encoding PucR family transcriptional regulator, protein MSPVFPTVREVLALVPVRHGAPRLVAGDAGLDRPVRWVHVAEVPDIATLLGGGELVLTTGIGLPADDTGLRAFIGDLADVGVSGLVVELGRRYVSGVPRVMAAAAERRGLPLVELRRATPFVRITEAVHALIVDAQLTELRATEEIHQRFTELSVEGAEPTEVLRQAAELAGCPVVLENLSRQVLAYDPAGESAELLLDGWEQHSRQIRPAGRTAYDPDSGWLVTTVGARGQDWGRLLLRWPAAEATPPTRLTILIERAASTLALGRLIRRDAEGLERQIHRTLLTALIDHSRPVDEVALRAKALGVTLDRRHLVGVVVRHRADDAAGDAADLPEDSGPARLRDLAEAVGAALREAKLTALTSAVDDQAVGALLALADPADEEKALAAFAAALRRVRLDAAPARPPAVRPTRQGDPGGRGGSSGAARSVDAVTRPSVVVAAGSGVGSLREARRSLVEARQIAEAARRDPRDLPCFRLPHVGLAGLLHLLRDEPRLQTFVERELGPLLAYDAQHPREQLLGTLRAYLEQGRNKSAAASAAHLSRPAFYERLARIGRILDADLDSVEQCLSLHVALLALDAVRTP, encoded by the coding sequence GTGTCGCCCGTGTTCCCTACCGTGCGTGAGGTGCTCGCCCTGGTGCCGGTGCGCCACGGCGCGCCCCGCCTGGTCGCCGGCGACGCCGGGCTGGACCGCCCGGTGCGGTGGGTGCACGTGGCCGAGGTGCCGGACATCGCCACCCTGCTCGGCGGCGGGGAACTGGTGCTCACCACCGGCATCGGGCTGCCCGCCGACGACACGGGGCTGCGCGCGTTCATCGGCGACCTGGCCGACGTCGGGGTCTCCGGGCTGGTCGTCGAGCTGGGCCGCCGTTACGTCAGCGGGGTGCCCCGGGTGATGGCCGCCGCCGCCGAGCGGCGCGGACTGCCCCTGGTCGAGCTGCGCCGGGCCACCCCGTTCGTGCGGATCACCGAGGCGGTGCACGCGCTGATCGTGGACGCCCAGCTCACCGAGCTGCGCGCCACCGAGGAGATCCACCAACGGTTCACCGAGCTGTCCGTGGAGGGCGCCGAACCGACCGAGGTGCTCCGCCAGGCCGCCGAGCTGGCCGGCTGCCCGGTCGTGCTGGAGAACCTGTCCCGGCAGGTGCTCGCGTACGACCCGGCGGGAGAGAGCGCGGAACTGCTGCTGGACGGCTGGGAGCAGCATTCCCGGCAGATCCGCCCGGCCGGCCGGACCGCGTACGACCCGGACAGCGGCTGGCTGGTGACCACCGTCGGCGCGCGCGGGCAGGACTGGGGACGGTTGCTGCTGCGCTGGCCGGCGGCCGAGGCGACCCCGCCCACCCGGCTCACCATCCTGATCGAACGGGCCGCCTCCACGCTGGCCCTGGGCCGGCTGATCCGGCGCGACGCCGAGGGCCTGGAACGGCAGATCCACCGCACCCTGCTGACCGCGCTGATCGACCACTCCCGCCCGGTGGACGAGGTGGCCCTGCGCGCCAAGGCGCTCGGCGTCACCCTGGACCGCCGGCACCTGGTCGGCGTGGTGGTCCGGCACCGCGCCGACGACGCGGCCGGCGACGCCGCCGACCTGCCCGAGGACTCCGGCCCGGCCCGGTTGCGCGACCTGGCCGAGGCGGTCGGCGCGGCCCTGCGGGAGGCCAAGCTCACGGCCCTGACCAGCGCCGTCGACGACCAGGCGGTGGGCGCGCTGCTGGCGCTGGCCGACCCGGCCGACGAGGAGAAGGCACTCGCCGCGTTCGCCGCGGCGTTGCGCCGGGTACGCCTCGACGCCGCCCCGGCCCGCCCGCCCGCTGTCCGCCCGACCCGCCAGGGAGACCCCGGTGGCCGGGGCGGATCGTCCGGGGCGGCGCGGTCCGTCGACGCGGTGACCCGCCCGTCGGTGGTCGTCGCGGCCGGGTCCGGCGTGGGCAGCCTGCGCGAGGCGCGCCGGTCACTGGTCGAGGCGCGGCAGATCGCCGAGGCGGCCCGGCGGGACCCCCGCGACCTGCCCTGCTTCCGGCTGCCGCACGTCGGGCTGGCCGGTCTGCTGCACCTGCTGCGGGACGAGCCCCGGTTGCAGACGTTCGTCGAGCGTGAACTCGGCCCGCTGCTGGCGTACGACGCCCAGCACCCTCGGGAGCAGTTGCTCGGCACGCTGCGGGCGTACCTGGAACAGGGGCGGAACAAGTCGGCGGCGGCGTCGGCGGCGCACCTGTCCCGGCCGGCCTTCTACGAGCGGCTGGCGCGCATCGGCCGCATCCTCGACGCCGACCTCGACTCCGTCGAGCAGTGCCTCTCCCTGCACGTGGCCCTGCTGGCCCTAGACGCCGTCCGCACCCCCTGA
- a CDS encoding RNA-guided endonuclease InsQ/TnpB family protein, which translates to MGRFTAFRFTADPSPSQVMVLVRHTGAARFAFNQCLALVKGALDARHRGGSVVVPWSGFDLINAFNSWKISAQAGRRFVVDSAGSAEIAATGLSWRAQVCQQVCEEAAVDLGRALTAWADSRSGKRPGRRVGFPTFKRKSRTQPSFRIRCKTKAGRASIRVGDPMAGPRSICLPRIGVLGVREDTRRLRRMIRGGRAHIRYATVSCRAGRWTITVTVEAADLHPARQHPPRPDADSGGWVGIDRGLTALVVAADTTGRQRLRVTDPPRPLRTALPRLRRLSRQVTRKRRGSRNRAEAVTRLARAHHRVAHVRRHFLHKVANQLVKTHDRLALEDLHIAGLLRNRRLAAAISDAGWAELARIIGYKQGWRGGQAIRAPRWYPSTRMCSACRVTGPALPLSVRVFRCDECGHTADRDVNAAVNLAVWAEQHHARTRDPEARGPITNASRGTGSGQRSRAGATSPDDGGTPPPRTPVTAGTPEKGGVS; encoded by the coding sequence GTGGGGAGGTTTACTGCGTTCCGGTTCACAGCTGACCCGTCACCGTCGCAGGTGATGGTGTTGGTCCGTCACACGGGGGCGGCTCGGTTCGCGTTCAACCAGTGCCTGGCTCTGGTGAAGGGCGCCCTGGATGCGAGGCACCGGGGCGGGTCGGTGGTGGTGCCGTGGTCGGGTTTCGACCTGATCAACGCGTTCAACTCGTGGAAGATCTCGGCGCAGGCGGGCCGCCGCTTTGTAGTCGACTCGGCGGGTTCGGCCGAGATCGCGGCGACGGGATTGTCGTGGCGCGCACAGGTGTGTCAGCAGGTGTGTGAGGAAGCCGCTGTCGACCTGGGCCGCGCCCTGACCGCCTGGGCCGACTCGCGATCGGGGAAGCGGCCAGGTCGTCGGGTGGGGTTCCCGACATTCAAACGCAAGAGCCGCACCCAGCCGTCGTTCCGGATCCGCTGCAAGACCAAGGCGGGTCGGGCGAGCATCCGGGTGGGGGATCCGATGGCGGGTCCTCGGAGTATCTGTCTGCCGAGGATCGGAGTCCTGGGGGTACGGGAAGACACCCGCCGACTACGGCGGATGATTCGCGGAGGCCGAGCGCACATCCGGTATGCCACCGTCTCCTGCCGGGCCGGCCGATGGACCATCACCGTGACAGTGGAGGCGGCGGACCTGCATCCCGCCCGCCAGCACCCGCCACGCCCCGACGCCGACAGCGGTGGTTGGGTAGGCATCGACCGCGGCCTCACTGCCCTCGTGGTGGCCGCCGACACCACCGGCCGACAGCGGCTACGCGTCACTGATCCACCGCGCCCGCTGCGGACGGCCCTGCCTCGGCTACGCCGGCTGTCGCGCCAGGTCACTCGCAAACGGCGAGGCTCCCGCAATCGGGCCGAGGCTGTCACCCGGCTAGCTCGTGCCCACCATCGTGTTGCGCATGTGCGTCGTCACTTTCTGCACAAGGTCGCCAACCAGCTGGTCAAGACCCACGACCGGCTGGCTCTGGAAGATCTGCACATCGCCGGTCTGCTGCGCAACCGGCGTCTTGCCGCCGCCATATCCGATGCGGGTTGGGCTGAACTGGCCCGCATCATCGGCTACAAACAAGGTTGGCGGGGCGGGCAGGCCATCCGGGCACCCCGCTGGTACCCGTCCACCAGAATGTGCAGTGCCTGCCGCGTCACCGGCCCCGCCCTACCCCTGTCCGTGCGGGTCTTCCGCTGCGACGAGTGCGGGCACACGGCGGACCGGGACGTCAACGCAGCGGTCAACCTCGCCGTCTGGGCCGAGCAACACCATGCCCGGACTCGGGACCCCGAAGCACGAGGCCCGATCACCAACGCCTCCCGAGGGACCGGCTCTGGCCAGCGCTCACGCGCCGGTGCAACCAGCCCTGACGACGGAGGAACCCCGCCGCCACGAACACCCGTAACGGCAGGGACGCCCGAGAAGGGCGGTGTCTCATGA